In the genome of Hippoglossus hippoglossus isolate fHipHip1 chromosome 4, fHipHip1.pri, whole genome shotgun sequence, one region contains:
- the guk1b gene encoding guanylate kinase 1b isoform X1, which produces MSGPRPVVLSGPSGAGKSTLMKRLMKDHEGVFGFSVSHTTRNPRPGEEDGKGLNKLPMLLGAMLLPVADIFSSEDLEMSTSFSSPNESETKETDYHFTTREAMEEGISNGDFIENAQFSGNMYGTSTAAVEDVLARNLICILDVDIQGVNRIKQTDLNPIYISIQPPSMEILEERLRDRQTETEESLQKRLDAARIDMELSKEPGVFDVVIINDDLERAYKELKDILNEEIQKVQEAK; this is translated from the exons ATGTCAGGTCCAAGGCCCGTGGTGCTGAGCGGCCCCTCCGGCGCAGGGAAGAGCACTCTGATGAAGAGGCTGATGAAGGATCACGAAGGCGTGTTTGGATTCAGCGTGTCAC ACACGACAAGAAACCCACgaccaggagaggaagatggCAAAG GGCTGAACAAGCTCCCCATGCTGCTGGGGGCTATGTTACTGCCCGTAGCAGACATCTTTTCCTCGGAAGACTTAGAAATGTCAACCTCATTTTCGAGTCCAAACGAATCAGAAACCAAAGAGACAG ATTACCACTTCACAACGAGAGAGGCCATGGAGGAGGGAATCAGCAATGGCGACTTCATTGAGAATGCACAGTTTTCCGGCAACATGTATGGAACAAG TACAGCAGCTGTAGAAGACGTGCTGGCCAGGAACCTAATCTGCATCCTTGATGTGGACATCCAGGGAGTGAACAGGATTAAACAgactgacctgaaccccatCTACATCTCCATCCAGCCTCCTTCCATGGAGATCCTA GAAGAACGTCTGAGGGACCggcagacagaaacagaggagagttTACAGAAACGTCTGGATGCGGCGCGCATCGACATGGAGCTCA GTAAGGAGCCAGGAGTGTTTGATGTTGTTATTATCAATGATGACTTAGAGAGGGCCTACAAGGAGCTGAAAGATATCCTCAATGAG GAAATCCAAAAAGTTCAGGAGGCCAAATAA
- the guk1b gene encoding guanylate kinase 1b isoform X2: protein MSGPRPVVLSGPSGAGKSTLMKRLMKDHEGVFGFSVSHTTRNPRPGEEDGKDYHFTTREAMEEGISNGDFIENAQFSGNMYGTSTAAVEDVLARNLICILDVDIQGVNRIKQTDLNPIYISIQPPSMEILEERLRDRQTETEESLQKRLDAARIDMELSKEPGVFDVVIINDDLERAYKELKDILNEEIQKVQEAK from the exons ATGTCAGGTCCAAGGCCCGTGGTGCTGAGCGGCCCCTCCGGCGCAGGGAAGAGCACTCTGATGAAGAGGCTGATGAAGGATCACGAAGGCGTGTTTGGATTCAGCGTGTCAC ACACGACAAGAAACCCACgaccaggagaggaagatggCAAAG ATTACCACTTCACAACGAGAGAGGCCATGGAGGAGGGAATCAGCAATGGCGACTTCATTGAGAATGCACAGTTTTCCGGCAACATGTATGGAACAAG TACAGCAGCTGTAGAAGACGTGCTGGCCAGGAACCTAATCTGCATCCTTGATGTGGACATCCAGGGAGTGAACAGGATTAAACAgactgacctgaaccccatCTACATCTCCATCCAGCCTCCTTCCATGGAGATCCTA GAAGAACGTCTGAGGGACCggcagacagaaacagaggagagttTACAGAAACGTCTGGATGCGGCGCGCATCGACATGGAGCTCA GTAAGGAGCCAGGAGTGTTTGATGTTGTTATTATCAATGATGACTTAGAGAGGGCCTACAAGGAGCTGAAAGATATCCTCAATGAG GAAATCCAAAAAGTTCAGGAGGCCAAATAA